CGGAACCATGGCCATCCGCGCCCTGCACAACGTCCAGCGCTGGGCCGCCGACACCAAGCTCGCCGACGGCCGCCGGGTCATCGACCTGGGCTGGGTACGCGGCCGGCTGGCCCGTACCCACACCAGACTGGACGCCATGAAACTGCTGAACTGGCAGATGGTCGACGCCCTCCAGCAGGGCACCCTCACCCCGCAGGACGCCTCCGCGGTCAAGGTCTACGGCTCCGAGGCCCGCCGGGACGCCTACGCCTGGCTGATGGAGATCGTCGGCTCCGCGGGCCCGCTCAAGGAGGGCTCAGCCGGAGCGGTCCTGCACGGCGAACTGGAACGCGGCTACCGCTCCGCCGTCATCTTCACCTTCGGCGGCGGCAACAACGAGATCCAGCGCGAGATCATCTCGTGGATCGGCCTGGGGATGCCTCGGGTGCGGCGGTGATCCGGCGACACGGGGGCAGTGAGCCTGTTCGACAGCGTGTGGATGGTGGCAGTTCCGCGAGCAGGGGAATGGCGTTGGCCGGCTGAACGGCAGTATCAGCTCTCCCCGCGATGGTGCGGTCGTGGTGTGCCTGGAGCTCATCCCTGCCTCAACCACCATGCGGTGAGAGCGACGAGCATCGATCCGCCTGCTGCCGCAGCGCCACGTACGGCCGCAAACAGGGCGGTCTGCAGTAGACGCTTGCGAGTCTGTGAACGTGTGCGGTTGCGCATTTTGATCTCCTCGACTGGTCGAATGTGAGAGACGATGACGTCCTCGTCGTCGAGGCGGGTAAACGACGGGCAGAGCGGACGCAGGCCCCTTACCCTGCTGGTCACAAGCTGCCCGTCGGTGCCCGCCACGGGCACGGACGCGGGGCGGGTAGCGACTGGGAGAGCGATGGCGGGGCGGGCGAGCGGTCTGTGGGAAGAGTTACGCAGCCTTGAACGCCGGGCCTGCGCGGGGCGGAGTGCTGAAGGCCTGCCCTATTCGCGTCGCGCGACAGCGCAAGCCCTTCGCGCTCAACCCTTCAACGTGCTTCTGGACGCTCAGCGTCTCAGCTCCTGGATTCCCGACGACCCGGCCAAGGCTGTAGCGCCAAGTCCTGCGAGCGGCGACAAGGTCTGGGCTTTGGTTCAGCTATGGCACGCATGGTCTGGTGCACCAGTGCCCGCGATGCGGAGCCGACGGTACTTTCAAAGCTTGATCGAGGAGGCACAGCCTGAACGCCCGCGGCGAGCATGTTCTGCCACCAGCCTGCCCGTCGTGCTTGAGGATCTCTTGGAGCGGCAGCGGGACCAGGGAGAGTTGTGGCCGTATGTCATTCACGACGGATCAGGTGCACGGCTACCGCTGTCGGAGGTGCACGTCCCGCAGACGCTTGATGCGGGCTTCGCAACAGGGGAGGCATCCGATGTGCTCCGAGGTGTTCCCGTCGACGAGATCCTGTCGTCACCCGAGCGCGGGCACCTGCTGGTGGAGGCCGGCCCCGGCGGGGGCAAGTCGACCCTGATGGCCCGTCTGGCAGGAAGGCTGTCTCAGCTACTGCTGCAGGGGGGAGACAGAGACGGAAGCCTGATCCCGGTTTGGACCACGGCGTCGTATCTGGCTACCTCGCACGATGGTGTTGACCTTGCCCTGTCTCGGCTGGTCTATGGGCGAGGGTATGACGGTGAGCGTCGCTTCACCAAGGCCGTGGGTGGACTGATGCCCGAGGGCGCAACGTGGCTGATCATGGTGGATGGGCTGGATGAAGTCTCTGCTGTTGGGGAACGCGCCCATCTGACGCAGCGCCTGACCACGTTGGCGGAGCAGATTCGGGCGGACGAAGCGCGGACGCGCTTCGTCGTGGCAAGCCGCCCGCTGCACCGCCTGGAGAGGGCCGTGTTCCATCGGGCGGGCTTCAGCCGATGGGCAGTGGCGCCGTTCGATGACAGGCAGGTGCGAGAGTTCGCTTCCCGCTGGTTCGGTGTGGAGGAGCCCGGGCCCGGACAGGCGCAGGAGTTTGTCCGGCAGGCGGAACTCGCGGGCCTGCAGGAACTCATGGCGAATCCGCTCTTGGCGGCCGTTGCCGCAGCAGTGTTCGAGGCATGGCCGGACCGGATGCTTCCCGCTAATCAGTATGCGCTCTACGAGCAGTACCGCGCCTACCTCGTAAGTGCCAAGAGTCTGCAACGTGACACGTACCTGAACTGCCCGGCTTCCAGCACGTTGCGTGACCCCGCCGCCCTGGACTGCGTACGGTTCCTGCGGGAGCGGTTTGACGATCTGCTGCGTCACCTTGCGCTGACCACGGTCACGGAGACGTCTCCCGATTTGCTCCACAGCGCGTTGTCATGGCTTTGCGAACAGCTGGGCCCGCGTGCCCGCACCAGCATTCCGGGGTGGGCCGAACTGGTCGCCGCTCTGCTCACCACGAGCGGCCTCGTTCTCTCCGCTGAAGACGGCCTTCGCTTTCTGCACGTGAGCTTTGCCGAGCACCTGGCTGCCGAGGCGCAGTCCCTGTGCCTGCCTGCCCACTTCGACCCAACGTCCCGGGAATGGACAGGCATCCTGGAGCAAGCGGTCCTGGGCAAGGAGACGCGAGCGCAGACAGCACGAGCCGCTCTTCTCCACTACGCTCACCGGCATCCACTCGAATCTGCGCGCATGCTTACCTGGCTGCAGCAGGGCTCGGAACAACACCAGCAGATAGCCGGCTTCCTTCTTGCCGAGGGCAGCCCTGCGGATCCCGCGCACGTTGCTTCCTTTCTGGAGCGACTCCCCTTCCTGCCACCTGACTGTTGGCGTATGGCGGGCCACCTCACGGATCCCTCAGCCCACAAGATGCTGCGTTCCTATGCAGGCAGCGCCAGCTACCCGAATGCGCTGCGCTTGCAGGCGTTGGCCGCCCTGGCCATTCGTCACCCCGCCGAGGCGGAGGAGATCAGGACATGCTTCACCACGCACCTACTCGATGAGCACAGCCTGAATGGTGGACAGACGTCGCCTGATGAGCAGCCGTTGCTACCCTTCGATGCCGCCGCTGAGTACTGCGAGCCCTCTGCCCTGATCACCGTGCTCGAACAACTCACCGCAGAAGACGTCCGTGATGGGGCCGAACTGTTCAGCGAACTTGTCTGTGAGGGGGGTCTGGAGAGCGCTGAGCGAAGCGCAGTGATCTACCGGCTGTGCGAGGCAGCCCCCGAAGAGGGACACCGGACCGCGGAGCGATTGCAACACATCGCCTCCAGCACTCAACTGGCCCCCTGGCTACGTCTCGACGCAGCTGAAGCGCTGATCGAATTCGGCGGGCGTTACCTCGCGACCGCTACTGCCGCACTCACCTCCATCGCGGAGAACGAGCACTGCGCCATCCCGAGCCGCTTGGCTGCCGCCGAATGTCTCGCCGGCCTGGGCAGTCAGCATGCCGACTACGCCCACCGACTCCTCACTCATCTCGCGCAGCAAGAAACCACGCCTCCCTTCGAGCGCATGGAACTACAGGAGGCACTCGCGCAGCTTCAAGGCTGACGGAGACCGCGCTCGCACCGGCCGTGGCAGCTTCACCTCACACCCCCACGGCGAGGACCACGTGTCCACCGCAGCTGTATGAAAGCTCAGGCCACTGGTAAGAGTGGAGCATCTCCAAGGAGCCCTGGCAGAGGGCTCACCTGAGCCTTGCTCCACGACCGGGGGTACGGCATCTGCGTCGTCCATACTTCCGAATGCGCCAGGTAGAGTCCGTAATCTGGGCCTGTGACGCGGAAGGAAGTTGGCATCACAGCTCAGAAGTGTCGCCTGAATGCCAACTGGAAATCTGGTCACATCCGGCAGCAGGAGGTGCGGTGATGGCAGCAGACCCCGGGCTCTTCGGGCCCCGCTCCGTGACCTGGCAGATGCATGCGGATCCGATGATGTGGATCGCGGGCGTCCGCGCGCTGTACCTCCAGGCGCTGCACCCCCGCGCGGTGCGCGGTGTGCACCAGAACTCTGCCGCGTTCCGGATGAGCAAGCAGGGCAGCCGGGACGCCTGGGGGCGGCTGATGCGGACCGCCAACTTCGTCGGCACCCTTACCTACGGCACCACCGAGGCGGCCGAACAGGCCGGCGCCGCGGTCCGCAGTATGCACCGCCGGCTGTCCGCCACCGAGCCGGCCACCGGCGAGCGCTATGGCGTCGACGCACCGGACCTGCTGCTGTGGGTGCACTGCGCCGAGGTGGACTCCTATCTGCACGTACTGCGCCGCTCCGGCTACCCCGTCGGAGACGCCCAGGCCGACGCCTACCTCGACGAGCAGCGCGAGAGCGCCCGGCTCGTCGGCCTCGACCCGGCCGGGGTGCCCGGCAGCCGGGCCGCGCTCGCCGCCTACTTCGCCCGTGTGCGGCCCGAGTTGGCGCTGACCCCCGAGGCCCGGGAGGTGGACGGCTTCCTGCGCCGGCCGCCGACACCGGCCGTGCTCGTCCCGGTCCGCGCCCTGCTCTGGCGGCAGGTGGCACAGCTCGCCTACGGCGCCCTCCCGGCGTACGCACACGAGCTCTACGGGCGCCCCGCGCCCCCGCCTCCCGCCGTCACCCGCCGGCTGCGCGCCGCCGGCCGCCTCCTTCGCGCCATTCCGCCCACGGTCCGCTGGCGGCTCCCGCCCCGGCACATCCTGCGCGCCGTCGAACGACTCGGTCCCGACACCCGCCCAGCGCCCTACAAGCTCCGCCGATCCGCCGCCATACTGGACGGGCAGGAGGGCACGCAGGGGGAGCTGCGCGGCTGACCGCGGGGAACGGGGACGGGGGCGGCGATACACGGTGGCGGAAAACAGACTGATTCAACGGCGGTACCGGCTTCTCGACACCATCGGGCGCGGCGGGATGGGGGAGGTGTGGCGGGCCCGCGACGAGTCGCTGGGCCGGCAGGTCGCGGTCAAATGCCTCAAGCCGCTGGGGCCGCGGCACGAACCCTCGTTCCTTCAGGTGCTGCGCGAACGTTTCCGCCGTGAGGCCCGGGTCGCGGCCGCGCTCCAGCACCGCGGTATCACCGTCGTCCATGACTTCGGCGAGGACGACGGCACCCTCTTCATCGTCATGGAGCTGCTCAGCGGCCGTAACCTCAGCCAGCTGCTGGACGACAACCGCCGCCAGCCGCTGCCCGTCCCGGACGTCATCGAGATCGCCGAACAGGTCACGGCCGCGCTGGCCTACACCCATGAACAGGCCATCGTGCACCGCGATCTGAAACCGGCGAACATCGTCCGGACCGCCGACGGCACGGTCAAGATCTGCGACTTCGGCATCGCCCGGCTCGGCCATGACATCGGCTTCACCGCCCGCCTCACCGGCACCGGTATCGCCATGGGCAGCCCGCACTACATGTCGCCCGAACAGATCGGCGCCCACGGCATCGACCACCGCAGCGATCTCTACTCCTTCGGCTGTGTGCTGTACGAGATCGCCACCGGTGTGCCGCCGTTCGACCTGGGTGACGCCTGGGCGGTGCTCGTCGGGCACCGCGACCTGGCGCCGAAGCCGCCGCGCACGCTCCGCCCCGACCTGCCCGAGGCCTACGAGCGGATCATGCTCGAACTCCTCGCCAAGGACCCCGACGACCGGCCCCGGGACGCCGACGAGCTGGGCAAACGCCTGGTCGATGCCCGCCGGTCGCACCCCGGCCGGGGCCCCGCGGCCGCCGGTCCGGAAGAGGCGACGGTGCCCGCCTGGCAGCTGCCGCCCTGGACCGACGGGATGACGTTCGGCTCTCCGGCGGGCGCCACCCGGCGGCCGCAGCGGTATCCGGCCGCCGGAGGCACCACGGTCCTCACCGGCACCTGGACCGGCGGCACCGACCCGCGGGGCGGCGGCGCGTCCCCGGCCGCCGGTATCGCCAGCCCGGCACCGCCGGACGACCGCCGCGCCGCCCTCGCCGAGCTCGCCGGACGGCACACCGCCGCGCTGGACCTCGGCCGGCTGGGCCGCTGGGAGGAGGCGGGCGAGGCGCACCGCGCCCTCGCCGCGGAACGCGAGCGGCTCCTCGGCGCGGACCACCCCGACACCCTCACCAGCCGTCTGGAAGCCGGCCATGCGCTGGGCCGTCTCGGACGGCACTTCGAGGCGCACCAGATCTACGCCGAGGTACTGGCGGGCCGCGAGCGCGCCCTGGGCCCGGACCATCCCGACTCGC
This genomic stretch from Streptomyces nigrescens harbors:
- a CDS encoding NACHT domain-containing protein is translated as MIEEAQPERPRRACSATSLPVVLEDLLERQRDQGELWPYVIHDGSGARLPLSEVHVPQTLDAGFATGEASDVLRGVPVDEILSSPERGHLLVEAGPGGGKSTLMARLAGRLSQLLLQGGDRDGSLIPVWTTASYLATSHDGVDLALSRLVYGRGYDGERRFTKAVGGLMPEGATWLIMVDGLDEVSAVGERAHLTQRLTTLAEQIRADEARTRFVVASRPLHRLERAVFHRAGFSRWAVAPFDDRQVREFASRWFGVEEPGPGQAQEFVRQAELAGLQELMANPLLAAVAAAVFEAWPDRMLPANQYALYEQYRAYLVSAKSLQRDTYLNCPASSTLRDPAALDCVRFLRERFDDLLRHLALTTVTETSPDLLHSALSWLCEQLGPRARTSIPGWAELVAALLTTSGLVLSAEDGLRFLHVSFAEHLAAEAQSLCLPAHFDPTSREWTGILEQAVLGKETRAQTARAALLHYAHRHPLESARMLTWLQQGSEQHQQIAGFLLAEGSPADPAHVASFLERLPFLPPDCWRMAGHLTDPSAHKMLRSYAGSASYPNALRLQALAALAIRHPAEAEEIRTCFTTHLLDEHSLNGGQTSPDEQPLLPFDAAAEYCEPSALITVLEQLTAEDVRDGAELFSELVCEGGLESAERSAVIYRLCEAAPEEGHRTAERLQHIASSTQLAPWLRLDAAEALIEFGGRYLATATAALTSIAENEHCAIPSRLAAAECLAGLGSQHADYAHRLLTHLAQQETTPPFERMELQEALAQLQG
- a CDS encoding oxygenase MpaB family protein, whose product is MAADPGLFGPRSVTWQMHADPMMWIAGVRALYLQALHPRAVRGVHQNSAAFRMSKQGSRDAWGRLMRTANFVGTLTYGTTEAAEQAGAAVRSMHRRLSATEPATGERYGVDAPDLLLWVHCAEVDSYLHVLRRSGYPVGDAQADAYLDEQRESARLVGLDPAGVPGSRAALAAYFARVRPELALTPEAREVDGFLRRPPTPAVLVPVRALLWRQVAQLAYGALPAYAHELYGRPAPPPPAVTRRLRAAGRLLRAIPPTVRWRLPPRHILRAVERLGPDTRPAPYKLRRSAAILDGQEGTQGELRG
- a CDS encoding serine/threonine-protein kinase, with protein sequence MAENRLIQRRYRLLDTIGRGGMGEVWRARDESLGRQVAVKCLKPLGPRHEPSFLQVLRERFRREARVAAALQHRGITVVHDFGEDDGTLFIVMELLSGRNLSQLLDDNRRQPLPVPDVIEIAEQVTAALAYTHEQAIVHRDLKPANIVRTADGTVKICDFGIARLGHDIGFTARLTGTGIAMGSPHYMSPEQIGAHGIDHRSDLYSFGCVLYEIATGVPPFDLGDAWAVLVGHRDLAPKPPRTLRPDLPEAYERIMLELLAKDPDDRPRDADELGKRLVDARRSHPGRGPAAAGPEEATVPAWQLPPWTDGMTFGSPAGATRRPQRYPAAGGTTVLTGTWTGGTDPRGGGASPAAGIASPAPPDDRRAALAELAGRHTAALDLGRLGRWEEAGEAHRALAAERERLLGADHPDTLTSRLEAGHALGRLGRHFEAHQIYAEVLAGRERALGPDHPDSLSCRHHVAGNLGRLGRLEDSRAMVQEVAAARARVLGAQHPDTLATYCELAYVLGKLGQWVDALHTYQGVAAARATTLGPEHEDTLAARYEVGIGLGRLGRSAEALALYRDLVADRTRAQGADDPETLRARHGLVVNLGRQNRWQEALVEAREVATARARVLGPEHPDTLVSRRETAVALGWLGRWSEALDLYRQVADARERVLGAAHLDALASQGDLAQCLEQLGRTDEAAALHRRVAALHQERAVRRR